A single Bifidobacterium asteroides DNA region contains:
- the tsaB gene encoding tRNA (adenosine(37)-N6)-threonylcarbamoyltransferase complex dimerization subunit type 1 TsaB, giving the protein MSGTDTSLLVIDTSYGSTVGLPGREPCIETDSRSHVERLQVNIAKVMDQAGLSADDLRTIVVGLGPAPFTGLRAGIVTAKALAFATGARLLGQDILEPQARYAYSRFKQQGQDHARLLVLAVNDARRRQLYYRLFDDFGGAEAPARPLTEMSIDYPAAICEKIAAIAEERESVDQDPVTLVISGHGATRYADQWERLDQHSDMRVVLDEGSFLEDRTLGTGLMAACATRRAQHGLIDPVEPLYLRRPDVSVPNPLKHVAVQS; this is encoded by the coding sequence ATGAGCGGGACCGATACGTCCCTTTTGGTGATCGATACCTCATATGGATCGACTGTGGGGCTGCCAGGGCGGGAGCCGTGCATCGAGACCGACTCGCGCTCGCACGTTGAACGCCTCCAGGTCAATATCGCCAAGGTCATGGATCAGGCTGGGCTGTCTGCAGACGATCTGCGGACCATCGTAGTGGGACTGGGGCCTGCGCCTTTCACCGGTCTGCGGGCAGGCATCGTCACCGCCAAAGCCCTGGCGTTCGCCACGGGTGCCCGTCTGCTGGGACAGGACATCCTGGAGCCGCAGGCCCGCTATGCCTACAGCAGGTTCAAGCAGCAGGGCCAAGACCATGCACGGCTTCTGGTTCTGGCTGTCAACGATGCTCGACGGCGGCAGCTCTATTACCGTCTCTTTGACGACTTCGGTGGCGCAGAGGCTCCGGCACGGCCGCTGACCGAAATGAGCATCGACTATCCGGCGGCTATTTGTGAGAAGATCGCGGCCATTGCGGAAGAGCGGGAGTCTGTGGATCAGGACCCTGTCACTCTGGTCATCAGCGGCCATGGAGCCACCCGCTATGCCGACCAGTGGGAGCGTCTGGATCAGCATTCCGATATGCGGGTTGTGCTGGACGAAGGATCCTTCCTGGAGGATCGGACACTGGGGACGGGCCTGATGGCTGCTTGCGCTACCAGACGTGCCCAGCATGGGCTGATCGACCCGGTGGAGCCACTTTATCTTCGCCGGCCGGATGTCTCCGTGCCCAATCCGCTTAAGCATGTGGCAGTCCAATCATGA
- a CDS encoding ComEA family DNA-binding protein, whose protein sequence is MSINITQPPAPPLQALALNQSARSEGSAEGMAESQTRHNRPVWSFTPLQALTAILMLVVALAVSLTLLVQQERALAAGVAVDGTGGMSSTPANGDASSAAHRSKHVSGNVPSRNTHGDEGSEHTDSVSDSAQHGERAGNPSAAPATSTSAGTVDQTGRVNLNSASQEDLENVKGIGPVTAAKILEHRRAIGGRYASVDQLLDVPGIGAKTLARLRPYLVAQ, encoded by the coding sequence ATGAGCATCAACATCACCCAGCCGCCGGCGCCGCCCTTGCAAGCTCTGGCTCTGAATCAATCTGCCCGGTCAGAGGGGTCAGCCGAAGGCATGGCCGAATCCCAGACTCGGCATAATCGGCCCGTCTGGTCGTTTACCCCGCTTCAGGCCTTGACAGCCATTCTTATGCTGGTGGTTGCCCTTGCTGTCAGCCTGACCCTGCTGGTCCAGCAGGAACGGGCGCTGGCTGCAGGAGTAGCAGTCGACGGAACCGGGGGCATGTCATCGACTCCGGCAAACGGCGATGCCAGCAGTGCTGCACACCGAAGCAAGCATGTTTCAGGAAACGTTCCCAGTCGGAACACCCATGGTGACGAAGGCAGCGAGCATACTGACTCGGTCTCAGATTCCGCTCAGCATGGTGAAAGGGCGGGCAATCCCTCTGCTGCTCCGGCCACCAGCACCTCCGCGGGAACAGTAGATCAGACTGGACGAGTGAATCTCAATAGCGCCAGCCAAGAGGATCTGGAGAATGTCAAGGGAATCGGACCGGTCACGGCAGCAAAAATACTGGAGCATCGTCGTGCTATCGGCGGTCGCTACGCCTCGGTCGATCAGCTTTTGGATGTCCCCGGCATCGGTGCCAAGACCCTGGCCCGATTACGCCCATATCTGGTGGCGCAATGA
- the holA gene encoding DNA polymerase III subunit delta, with the protein MTKAQQENPSVHLVVGGDPFLNAQRFKELCAQACAAHPDSEYIELDAADCDAYAFQEAVGPSLLSQTSVVCLDDLQAADEALSQALIDFCRESAGAGSSIVIARHDGGNRGRRLLDQMARAGAVTERMPDLKKFDDKVDFVYGRFKAHQRRIQPRAAQRLVDVLGERTPELAAMCSQLCFDFDQDPMTLEIVNRYLTDNPAVSGFAVADRALAGSPAQAVVALRTALEQGNEPVSLIGVLALKLRTLGKEAAIESGSITTAEAKAAYWQLREAKRQLHGWTSAGLAACIEALAQADEISKTSSGDARYALERAVELIAAKGRTLA; encoded by the coding sequence ATGACCAAAGCTCAGCAGGAGAACCCTTCCGTCCATCTGGTGGTCGGCGGCGATCCCTTCCTCAACGCTCAGCGTTTCAAGGAGCTGTGCGCGCAGGCATGCGCCGCCCATCCGGACAGCGAATACATAGAGCTGGACGCAGCAGACTGCGACGCGTACGCCTTTCAGGAGGCGGTCGGTCCCTCCCTGCTCAGTCAGACGTCTGTGGTTTGTCTGGATGATCTGCAGGCGGCTGATGAAGCCCTGAGCCAGGCTCTGATCGATTTCTGCCGTGAGAGCGCAGGGGCCGGATCCAGCATCGTCATCGCACGTCATGACGGGGGCAACCGGGGTCGCAGGCTTCTGGACCAAATGGCGCGGGCCGGAGCGGTGACGGAGCGGATGCCGGATCTGAAGAAGTTCGACGACAAGGTCGACTTCGTCTACGGGCGTTTCAAAGCCCATCAGCGCCGCATCCAGCCACGGGCTGCCCAGCGCCTGGTTGATGTCCTGGGCGAGCGCACTCCGGAACTGGCTGCCATGTGCTCCCAGCTCTGCTTCGATTTCGACCAGGATCCCATGACCTTGGAGATCGTCAACCGTTATCTGACCGATAACCCGGCTGTATCCGGTTTCGCGGTGGCGGACAGGGCCCTTGCCGGCAGTCCGGCCCAAGCCGTCGTCGCTCTGCGTACAGCCCTGGAGCAGGGCAACGAACCCGTCTCCCTGATTGGCGTACTGGCCCTGAAGCTGCGGACGCTGGGCAAGGAGGCGGCCATCGAGTCGGGATCCATTACCACAGCCGAGGCCAAGGCCGCCTACTGGCAGTTGCGGGAGGCCAAGAGACAGCTGCATGGATGGACCTCCGCCGGCCTGGCGGCCTGCATCGAGGCCTTGGCCCAAGCTGATGAGATCAGCAAAACCAGCAGCGGCGACGCCCGCTATGCCCTGGAACGGGCAGTGGAGCTGATCGCCGCCAAGGGAAGGACATTGGCATGA
- a CDS encoding ComEC/Rec2 family competence protein, protein MAVLAAVALTAALAAAVGHESARSGPAARQIRQGKALAEIRGRAVGPMSASSRRGWDCQAEIRLQWVTVAGVRMPSDERIMLFAGSRSCLLQQGGQYRARGLLEPPAYGRPIPWLAVEDGTKQVEPPGPCRRLIARMQRAFLEQTGRLDDQGRILVPGLTMGILGNQALPGSDGSLGRPAVEPAYATRLTQDFRASGILHLMAVSGGHFMILASLLVRIMRALRSPPLLMALVLSAAYLGLGMLMVPGDSVLRAQAMGLLSALALAACRPAQSLNTLSWCVLLVLILRPSMAASFGFALSCGAVLGIGLGNRRLSALLEDHLPAFLARPLATTLCAQAGTLPVQVLMSPGLPLLAPLANLLVTPVVDAATVTGLLALLTSWLWPPVGLLLARLTSLGTGVMAFAATWLGEAAAPAAWPPGPVGSACLVGLGLMALIDHRLMRFIRARGRDHSWPAVTGANSGVPFRPSAWLSAKGWLRQTYGLLAQLVFKNDPG, encoded by the coding sequence TTGGCTGTCTTGGCTGCGGTGGCTCTGACTGCAGCATTGGCCGCCGCAGTCGGTCATGAGTCAGCGCGCAGCGGGCCGGCAGCCCGGCAGATCCGTCAGGGAAAAGCGCTGGCCGAGATTCGTGGCCGGGCTGTGGGCCCTATGAGTGCATCCTCTCGGCGAGGCTGGGACTGTCAGGCGGAGATCAGGCTGCAATGGGTGACTGTGGCCGGGGTGCGCATGCCTTCCGATGAACGGATCATGCTCTTCGCTGGAAGCCGATCATGCCTGCTGCAACAGGGCGGGCAGTATCGTGCGCGGGGCCTGTTGGAGCCCCCTGCTTACGGCCGTCCTATTCCCTGGTTGGCTGTGGAAGACGGCACAAAACAGGTCGAGCCGCCAGGCCCCTGTAGACGATTGATCGCCCGTATGCAAAGGGCCTTTCTCGAACAGACCGGCAGACTGGACGATCAGGGAAGGATCCTGGTGCCGGGTTTGACCATGGGCATCCTAGGCAACCAGGCCCTGCCCGGATCGGATGGCTCCCTGGGCAGACCGGCAGTGGAGCCCGCCTATGCAACCCGTCTGACCCAGGACTTCCGGGCATCGGGCATCCTGCACCTGATGGCTGTCTCCGGCGGGCACTTCATGATCCTGGCCTCGCTGCTGGTGAGGATCATGCGAGCCCTGCGCTCGCCTCCCTTGCTGATGGCCTTGGTTTTGTCTGCCGCCTATCTGGGTTTGGGCATGCTGATGGTTCCCGGGGATTCAGTCTTGCGGGCTCAGGCCATGGGGCTTCTTTCGGCATTGGCTCTGGCCGCCTGCCGGCCTGCCCAGTCATTGAACACGCTGTCCTGGTGCGTCCTGCTGGTTCTGATCCTGCGACCTTCCATGGCTGCCAGCTTCGGCTTCGCTCTCTCCTGTGGAGCCGTGCTGGGCATCGGCCTGGGTAACCGGCGGTTGTCGGCCCTCCTTGAGGATCATCTGCCGGCATTTCTGGCACGTCCATTGGCCACGACCCTGTGCGCCCAGGCCGGTACGCTGCCCGTGCAGGTGCTGATGAGTCCTGGGTTGCCTCTACTGGCTCCGCTGGCCAACCTGCTGGTCACCCCTGTGGTCGACGCTGCCACAGTGACCGGCCTGCTGGCATTGCTCACCTCCTGGCTCTGGCCACCAGTGGGTCTGTTGCTGGCCCGACTGACCTCCCTGGGTACCGGAGTCATGGCTTTTGCCGCCACCTGGCTGGGCGAAGCGGCTGCTCCGGCGGCCTGGCCACCGGGGCCGGTCGGCAGCGCCTGCCTGGTCGGTCTGGGTCTCATGGCCCTGATCGATCATCGGTTGATGCGATTCATCCGTGCTCGGGGGCGGGACCATTCATGGCCGGCTGTGACAGGGGCGAATTCGGGGGTTCCATTCCGACCGTCGGCCTGGTTGTCAGCCAAGGGCTGGCTGCGGCAGACCTATGGCCTTCTAGCCCAGCTGGTCTTCAAAAACGACCCAGGTTAA
- the rimI gene encoding ribosomal protein S18-alanine N-acetyltransferase — translation MIRRAVLEDLDRLVDLESRVFGDQAWSRQELRFELSAPSRTYLVWEDQGAILGYGGYWSGERDAELMTIGVLPEARHRGIAGSLLARIITGADREGLQRMNLKVRVDNPAAIDLYKDFGFSQTGLCKGYYQPEDVDAWAMTRPLSSVGSGPVGFVSNKLSEGQERIIDHE, via the coding sequence ATGATCCGCAGGGCGGTCTTGGAGGATCTGGACCGGTTGGTCGATCTGGAATCGCGCGTCTTCGGCGACCAGGCCTGGAGCCGGCAGGAGCTGCGGTTCGAGTTGTCTGCGCCTTCACGCACCTACCTGGTATGGGAAGACCAGGGTGCCATACTGGGCTACGGAGGCTATTGGTCAGGCGAAAGGGATGCCGAGCTGATGACTATCGGGGTGCTGCCGGAAGCCCGGCATCGCGGCATTGCAGGATCTCTGCTGGCCAGGATAATTACCGGAGCCGATCGCGAGGGTCTGCAACGCATGAACCTGAAGGTCCGCGTAGACAACCCTGCGGCCATTGACCTCTACAAGGACTTCGGCTTCTCACAGACGGGTCTGTGCAAGGGCTACTATCAGCCTGAGGATGTTGACGCCTGGGCTATGACCAGACCTTTAAGCTCGGTTGGATCGGGTCCGGTGGGTTTTGTCAGCAACAAGCTTTCGGAGGGACAGGAAAGGATCATTGACCATGAGTGA
- the leuS gene encoding leucine--tRNA ligase has product MNANEDRDHQQTQESDQPKFRYDAAMAQTIEEHWQKRWDKEGTFWAANTKGDLTDAQGDHAGGRSPYFVIDMFPYPSGKGLHVGHPLGYIATDVVSRYHRMKGENVLHAMGYDAFGLPAEQYAVQTGQHPRVTTEQNIANMRWQLHRLGLSFDDRRSFATIDTDYVRWTQWIFSRIYESWYDPDYRRADGGTGSARPISELVEAFKSGSKAIPGHPDASWEDLDDAERSEVLNDFRLAYISRSPVNWCPGLGTVLANEEVTAEGRSERGNYPVYQRELKQWSMRITAYGHRLLEDLDILDWPEKVKLMQRNWIGESHGASVDFTVPSPDGDQTMEVYTTRPDTLFGATFAVVSPEHDLLQHLPQEWPEDVPEQWKGGYANPAEGVQAYRRAAEAKTAKDRVDEGGAKTGLFTGLYALNPITGAKLPIFTADYVLMDYGTGAIMAVPGGDQRDYDFAVKYGLPVVYTVSPLADSGQTLDDYRGKAPFVSHDGIVVNSSVQSTQAVGDPLSLDGLRVDQAIEKITEWLESAGVGHGTVSYRLRDWLFSRQRYWGEPFPVVYDDQGLPHLLPDDQLPVALPDVPDYSPKTFDPEDAQSSPEAPLSRNQDWVNVTLDLGDGPKVYHRDTNTMPNWAGSCWYYMRYIDPKDDQHMVDPEEYDYWLGPRHNATAGESGGVDLYVGGVEHAVLHLLYARFWHKVLYDLGYVSSKEPFHKLFNQGMIQAYAYTDQRGQYVPAAEVEEHEEGGKVSYTWQGQPVNREFGKMGKSLKNIITPDDMYRTYGADTFRLYEMSMGPLDESRPWNTRNVVGGMRFLQRLWRNVVDEQTGEVVLDEGEPDQKTLKLLNTTIHDVTVEMEAMRPNTAIARMIVLNNHLTGLNPTPRAAVEPLVLMLSPIAPHICEELWSRLGHKESLAHAQWPTWDDRYLGEDTVTAVVQIKGKVRGKLQVSPDIAPDQLEAMALALPAVQERLGGKEPRKVIVKAPKIVSVVPA; this is encoded by the coding sequence ATGAACGCGAATGAAGACAGGGATCATCAGCAGACCCAGGAATCCGATCAGCCCAAGTTCCGCTACGATGCCGCCATGGCGCAGACCATCGAGGAGCACTGGCAGAAGCGCTGGGACAAGGAGGGCACCTTCTGGGCAGCCAACACCAAGGGCGACTTGACCGATGCCCAGGGAGATCACGCCGGAGGCCGCAGTCCCTACTTCGTCATCGACATGTTTCCCTATCCCTCGGGCAAGGGCCTGCATGTGGGCCACCCCCTGGGCTACATCGCCACCGACGTGGTCAGCCGCTACCACCGGATGAAGGGTGAGAACGTCCTGCACGCCATGGGCTACGATGCCTTCGGCCTGCCCGCCGAGCAGTATGCGGTCCAGACCGGCCAGCATCCCCGGGTAACCACTGAGCAGAACATCGCCAACATGCGCTGGCAGCTGCACCGGCTGGGGCTCAGCTTCGACGACCGCCGCTCCTTCGCCACCATCGATACGGACTACGTGCGCTGGACCCAGTGGATCTTCTCGCGCATCTACGAGTCCTGGTACGACCCCGACTACCGTCGAGCCGACGGGGGGACGGGCTCGGCCAGGCCTATCAGCGAACTGGTCGAAGCCTTCAAGTCCGGCAGCAAGGCCATCCCTGGCCATCCCGACGCCTCCTGGGAGGACCTGGACGATGCCGAGCGCTCCGAGGTGCTCAACGACTTCCGCCTGGCCTACATCTCACGCTCGCCGGTCAACTGGTGCCCCGGGCTGGGCACGGTCCTGGCCAACGAGGAAGTGACCGCAGAGGGCCGCTCCGAGCGCGGCAACTATCCGGTCTACCAGCGTGAGCTCAAACAGTGGTCCATGCGCATCACCGCCTACGGTCACCGGCTTCTGGAGGATCTGGACATTCTGGACTGGCCCGAAAAGGTCAAGCTCATGCAGCGCAACTGGATCGGGGAGTCGCACGGGGCCTCGGTGGACTTCACCGTGCCCAGCCCTGACGGCGACCAGACCATGGAAGTCTACACCACCCGTCCCGATACGCTTTTCGGCGCCACCTTCGCCGTGGTCTCTCCCGAGCACGACCTGCTGCAGCACCTGCCCCAGGAGTGGCCTGAGGATGTGCCTGAGCAGTGGAAGGGCGGCTATGCCAATCCTGCGGAGGGCGTGCAGGCCTATCGCAGGGCCGCCGAGGCCAAGACCGCCAAGGATCGCGTGGACGAGGGAGGGGCCAAGACAGGCCTGTTTACCGGGCTGTATGCGCTCAACCCCATCACCGGGGCCAAGCTGCCTATTTTCACCGCTGACTACGTGCTGATGGACTACGGCACTGGAGCCATCATGGCTGTGCCAGGCGGCGATCAGCGCGATTACGACTTCGCCGTCAAGTATGGCCTGCCCGTCGTCTACACGGTCAGCCCGCTGGCCGATTCCGGACAGACCCTGGATGACTATCGCGGCAAGGCGCCTTTCGTCTCCCACGACGGCATTGTGGTCAACTCTTCTGTCCAGTCCACTCAGGCCGTTGGCGACCCTCTCAGCCTGGACGGTCTGCGGGTTGACCAGGCCATTGAGAAGATCACTGAATGGCTGGAGTCGGCAGGAGTCGGTCATGGGACGGTCTCTTACCGGCTGCGCGACTGGCTCTTCTCCCGTCAGCGCTACTGGGGCGAGCCCTTCCCGGTGGTCTATGACGACCAGGGCCTGCCCCACCTGCTGCCCGACGACCAGCTGCCGGTGGCCCTGCCTGATGTGCCCGACTATTCGCCCAAGACCTTCGACCCCGAGGATGCCCAGTCCAGCCCCGAGGCCCCGCTGAGCCGCAACCAGGACTGGGTGAACGTGACCCTGGATTTGGGCGACGGCCCCAAGGTCTACCACAGGGACACCAACACCATGCCCAACTGGGCCGGTTCCTGCTGGTACTACATGCGCTACATCGATCCCAAGGATGACCAGCACATGGTCGATCCGGAGGAATACGACTACTGGCTGGGGCCCAGGCACAACGCCACGGCCGGTGAGTCGGGCGGCGTCGACCTCTACGTGGGCGGCGTGGAGCACGCCGTGCTGCACCTGCTCTATGCCCGCTTCTGGCACAAGGTCCTCTACGATCTGGGTTATGTCTCGTCCAAGGAGCCCTTCCACAAGCTCTTCAACCAGGGGATGATCCAGGCCTACGCCTACACGGACCAGCGCGGCCAGTACGTGCCCGCCGCCGAGGTGGAGGAGCATGAGGAGGGCGGCAAGGTCAGCTACACCTGGCAGGGTCAGCCGGTCAACCGCGAGTTCGGCAAGATGGGCAAGAGCCTCAAGAACATCATCACTCCGGACGACATGTACCGCACCTATGGGGCCGACACCTTCCGCCTCTACGAGATGAGCATGGGACCCCTGGACGAGTCCAGGCCCTGGAACACGCGCAACGTGGTGGGCGGCATGCGCTTCCTGCAGCGGCTCTGGCGCAACGTGGTGGACGAGCAGACAGGTGAGGTGGTCCTGGACGAGGGTGAGCCCGACCAGAAGACCCTGAAGCTGCTCAACACCACCATCCACGACGTGACCGTGGAGATGGAGGCCATGCGTCCCAACACGGCCATCGCCAGGATGATCGTGCTCAACAATCATCTGACCGGGCTGAATCCGACGCCCAGGGCAGCCGTTGAGCCACTGGTGCTCATGCTTTCGCCCATTGCCCCACACATCTGCGAGGAGCTCTGGAGCCGACTGGGTCACAAGGAATCCCTGGCGCATGCCCAGTGGCCGACATGGGATGATCGCTATCTTGGCGAGGACACGGTCACTGCCGTGGTCCAGATCAAGGGCAAGGTCCGCGGCAAGCTGCAGGTCAGCCCCGACATCGCACCCGACCAGCTCGAGGCCATGGCCCTGGCACTGCCCGCCGTTCAGGAACGGCTGGGCGGCAAGGAGCCTCGCAAGGTCATCGTCAAGGCGCCCAAGATCGTTTCGGTCGTGCCGGCCTGA
- a CDS encoding glutamate ABC transporter substrate-binding protein has protein sequence MFARRIAAALAALVLAVPLSGCGRQEDRYRAGSIGPKISVGISFDQPGLGFAQSGQYRGLDVDVAQYVVHELGYAESQIVFRQVKPADRERMLEQGQVDMVVAGYSITQERQKLVDFAGPYLAAGQDLLVRRTQNDIAGVEDLAQKRVCVAAGSTSGALVRSLAPQAQVQEREEFPECVTALLSGDTDAASGDDFALAGLAHVRGGGQLRLVGKPFSNEHYGIGVPHGDPELVDVIDQALKRMMRDGSFKAALGRASRSIGYSIDAAARTLRPGDR, from the coding sequence ATGTTTGCACGCAGGATTGCGGCGGCTCTGGCGGCGCTGGTTCTGGCCGTGCCCCTGAGCGGGTGCGGCCGCCAGGAGGATCGCTACCGGGCCGGCTCCATCGGGCCCAAGATCAGCGTGGGCATCTCCTTCGACCAGCCCGGGCTTGGATTCGCCCAGTCCGGCCAGTACCGGGGTCTGGATGTGGATGTGGCCCAGTACGTGGTCCACGAGCTGGGATACGCCGAGTCGCAGATCGTCTTCCGCCAGGTGAAGCCTGCAGACCGCGAGCGCATGCTCGAACAGGGTCAGGTGGACATGGTCGTGGCCGGCTACTCCATCACCCAGGAACGGCAGAAGCTGGTGGATTTCGCCGGACCCTACCTGGCTGCAGGGCAGGATCTGCTGGTTCGTCGAACCCAGAATGACATCGCCGGGGTGGAGGATCTGGCCCAGAAGCGGGTCTGCGTGGCAGCGGGATCCACCTCCGGGGCTCTGGTGCGCTCGCTAGCACCCCAGGCCCAGGTCCAGGAGCGTGAGGAGTTCCCCGAGTGCGTCACGGCCCTGCTCAGCGGGGACACGGATGCCGCCAGCGGCGACGATTTTGCCTTGGCCGGACTGGCTCATGTTCGTGGCGGCGGCCAACTGCGTTTGGTCGGCAAGCCCTTCTCCAACGAACATTACGGCATCGGCGTGCCCCACGGGGATCCGGAGCTGGTGGATGTCATCGACCAGGCCCTGAAGAGGATGATGCGGGACGGATCCTTCAAGGCCGCCCTGGGCCGGGCCTCCAGGTCCATCGGCTATTCCATTGATGCCGCCGCCCGCACGCTGCGGCCCGGCGATCGCTGA
- the tsaE gene encoding tRNA (adenosine(37)-N6)-threonylcarbamoyltransferase complex ATPase subunit type 1 TsaE codes for MNLQVSARQQDGFELAVPTGEDMQGLGRNLASCLQGGDVILLSGPLGAGKTTLAQGLGHGLGVDGPVVSPTFTIARELHGHLSDGSPVTLIHVDAYRLGGQGYLPGEDAVDRLLDELESLGLDEELEDPGQRTIILMEWGEQMASVLADQRLEVTIDRHVDPREDPEAPPSSQGQRMVRLRGVGPSWANRMDQLRKAMTA; via the coding sequence ATGAACTTGCAGGTCAGTGCCCGGCAACAGGACGGATTTGAACTGGCTGTGCCTACAGGCGAGGACATGCAAGGCCTGGGCAGAAACCTGGCCTCGTGTCTGCAAGGCGGGGACGTGATCCTCCTGTCCGGGCCTCTGGGTGCGGGCAAGACCACGCTGGCCCAGGGGCTGGGCCACGGACTTGGAGTGGACGGCCCTGTGGTCTCGCCCACCTTCACCATCGCAAGAGAGCTGCATGGCCATCTGTCCGACGGCTCGCCGGTTACCCTGATCCACGTGGATGCCTACCGGCTGGGTGGACAGGGCTATCTGCCTGGGGAGGATGCCGTGGATCGGCTCCTGGACGAGCTGGAGTCCCTTGGTCTGGATGAGGAATTGGAAGACCCGGGCCAAAGGACCATCATTCTGATGGAATGGGGCGAGCAGATGGCCTCTGTCCTGGCCGATCAACGTCTGGAAGTGACCATCGACCGACACGTGGATCCCCGGGAGGATCCTGAGGCGCCACCCAGCTCCCAGGGTCAGCGTATGGTACGTCTGCGTGGAGTGGGCCCGTCATGGGCCAATAGAATGGATCAGCTGAGAAAGGCGATGACGGCATGA
- the tsaD gene encoding tRNA (adenosine(37)-N6)-threonylcarbamoyltransferase complex transferase subunit TsaD: protein MSEPLVLGIESTCDETAAALVQGNRLLSDVVASSMNEHARYGGVIPEIASRAHAESFVPVVSKALKDADMDLSQVDAIAVSAGPGLAGCLAVGVSGAKALAWAAKKPLYGINHVIGHIAVTQLQFGPFPQNALALIVSGGHTSLLHVDDLARSVQVVGTTLDDAAGECFDKIARLLGFPYPGGPHIDRHARLGDPHAIAVPQGLTKGRAGAEHPYDFSFSGVKTAVARWVERRQQAGLDIPVDDVCASLADSVATVLSRKAMAACHRFGTDTLIVGGGFSANSQLRGKLQEFGDQEGIKVRIPKINLCTDNGAMVAMLGVNLVQAGLAPSAPDFSIDSAMPMDRILM, encoded by the coding sequence ATGAGTGAGCCCCTGGTGCTGGGCATCGAATCCACCTGCGACGAGACCGCTGCCGCCCTGGTCCAGGGCAACCGACTGCTGTCCGACGTGGTCGCATCCTCCATGAACGAGCACGCCCGCTACGGCGGCGTCATACCTGAGATCGCCTCGCGGGCACACGCTGAGTCCTTTGTGCCGGTCGTCTCCAAGGCCCTGAAGGATGCGGACATGGACCTGTCCCAGGTGGATGCCATAGCGGTCTCGGCTGGTCCTGGACTGGCTGGATGCCTGGCTGTAGGCGTTTCCGGTGCCAAGGCGCTGGCTTGGGCGGCGAAAAAGCCCTTGTATGGCATCAACCACGTCATAGGACACATAGCGGTCACCCAGCTCCAGTTCGGCCCCTTCCCTCAGAATGCCCTGGCCCTGATCGTCTCCGGCGGTCACACCTCACTGCTGCATGTGGATGATCTGGCGCGATCGGTCCAGGTGGTGGGCACCACCTTGGACGACGCGGCGGGGGAGTGCTTCGACAAGATCGCCCGTCTGCTCGGCTTTCCCTATCCGGGCGGCCCCCACATCGACCGCCACGCCCGTCTGGGCGATCCTCATGCCATCGCCGTGCCCCAGGGGCTGACCAAGGGCCGGGCCGGAGCCGAGCATCCCTATGACTTCAGCTTCTCCGGGGTCAAGACGGCCGTGGCTCGATGGGTCGAACGCAGACAGCAGGCCGGGCTCGACATTCCCGTGGATGATGTCTGCGCCTCCCTGGCTGATTCCGTGGCCACGGTCCTGTCCCGCAAGGCCATGGCCGCCTGCCACAGGTTCGGCACGGATACCCTGATTGTCGGCGGCGGGTTCTCGGCCAATTCGCAGCTGCGTGGCAAGCTCCAGGAGTTCGGCGACCAGGAGGGCATCAAGGTCCGCATTCCGAAAATCAACCTGTGCACGGACAACGGCGCCATGGTGGCCATGCTGGGCGTCAATCTGGTTCAGGCCGGACTGGCTCCCTCTGCTCCTGACTTCTCCATCGATTCGGCCATGCCCATGGACAGGATTCTCATGTAA